TACCTTGTAGCCGCCCGTGAGCTCCTTCACCATGCCGCCCAGCATCTCCTCCGTGAGCTCCATGAGGTCGTTGTAATCCGTATATGCCATGTAGAACTCGCACGTCGTGAACTCCGGGTTGTGCGTCGTGTGGATGCCTTCGTTCCTGAACTGCCTCCCGATCTCGTACACGCGGTCCAGCCCCCCGACGACGAGCTGCTTCAGGTAGAGCTCCGGCGCGATGCGCATGTACAGCTTCATGTTGAGGTCGTTGTGGTTCGTGACGAACGGCCTCGCGGCGGCGCCACCGGCCACCACGTTCATCATCGGGGTGTCCACCTCCAGAAACCCGCGCTCGTCgaggaagttgcggatgaaggagaCGACTCTGGCTCGCGTCGTGAAGACGGACCTCACCTCGGGGTTCACCATGAGATCGAAGTACCGCCGACGGTACCGTGTCTTCTGGTCCTTTAGGGCGTAGCTCTCCATGTTCCTGGGCATGCCGGGAGCCCACGGTAGCGGCGGTGCGCGACGGTGCCTATCTGGCTGCCGCGGCAGCATGTGCAGGCAGGGCGAGAGCACAACGAACCGGGCAGGAAATATGCTGAGCTCGCCCCTATTGCTCTTCCCGGGGAACCCAAACACGCCAACGACGTCGCCGACCTTCACGCCGGAGTGGAAAGCGGAGAACTCCTCGGGTGTCTCCAGCTCTGATGTCCCGGCGTCGGCCATGACCTGGACCTTGGCGCCCCCACCATGGAGGTCATAGAAGAAGA
The Triticum dicoccoides isolate Atlit2015 ecotype Zavitan unplaced genomic scaffold, WEW_v2.0 scaffold122588, whole genome shotgun sequence genome window above contains:
- the LOC119343315 gene encoding lysine--tRNA ligase-like, whose product is NPYPHAFQPTVSVADYVHRYRGLADGEKLVDITESLAGRVMSKRTSSSSLFFYDLHGGGAKVQVMADAGTSELETPEEFSAFHSGVKVGDVVGVFGFPGKSNRGELSIFPARFVVLSPCLHMLPRQPDRHRRAPPLPWAPGMPRNMESYALKDQKTRYRRRYFDLMVNPEVRSVFTTRARVVSFIRNFLDERGFLEVDTPMMNVVAGGAAARPFVTNHNDLNMKLYMRIAPELYLKQLVVGGLDRVYEIGRQFRNEGIHTTHNPEFTTCEFYMAYTDYNDLMELTEEMLGGMVKELTGGYKVQYHANGSDKPPIEIDFTPPFARIDMIKGLEDMADLNIPEEDLSTDDANEYLMEACARYDITCPLPHTTARLLDKLVGHFLEETCVNPTFIINHPEIMSPLAKSHRDEARPGLTERFELFINKHEVCNAYTELNDPVVQRQRFEEQLRNRQDGDDEAMSMDETFCTALEYGLPPTGGWGLGIDRLTMLLTDSQNIK